A stretch of Limanda limanda chromosome 7, fLimLim1.1, whole genome shotgun sequence DNA encodes these proteins:
- the smc5 gene encoding structural maintenance of chromosomes protein 5 has product MAAAVKRPRSSQAHSSSQTSVSSRPKEEGRFVEGSILRITMKNFLTYDLSVVNPGPNLNMIVGANGTGKSSIVCAICLGLAGKTAILGRGDKVGLYVKRGCTKGFIEIELYKVGGNLVIHREIHVENNQSQWMLNGRPSNQKTVEEEVRALHIQVSNLCQFLPQEKVGEFAKMSKIELLEATEKSVGPPEMYEYHCKLKNFRNKERELENAVKDKVSFMEKAKQRHERNKLDVNRYYEKKRHLDVILLLQKKKPWVEYEATRKELEDAKKERDEAKKQLSALKQAQTPMLRKIQQIEDKMKPTDAQIKAKTAAIRDASNRCKQKQDQLDGKEKEIDDTKQILNLKQKEAEDQQKRLSNTRRTIDDLKTELAKVGDQQDVTPQINAINVELRSIQEERAKLEGEKADLQRERNNVFAESRMLERKLNDMTNMMNAKEEKLRGRHRDTHSALQWLRQNRTVFTGNVHEPMMLMINVKDSRFAKYVETHIPFRDLRSFVFQRRDDMETFMTEVRDKLNLKVNSISAPERSCSNEKPTLPIESLRRFGFYSYLREMFDAPDEVMSFLCHQYKVHDVPVGNDQTKALIKTVIEEPYLKVLYTTEERYTVKRSQYSKKMITSNSALNPSQFLNITVDAEGKQELEQQMKAGELKLRDIEERLKALQKEIIVLERRDNELLAEKKHLSEVKGKKRQLEQKISTKQDSLRHMEHNVIDLNEIEKGIKVKIAAVNSQKVSIVAEFMAQMKLRAKLTIEKVYLALDTVGLTEEKAQLENDCREGASELKSTDQKCQRLEQRKVQLTEQCKGLLKRGKSICRLQPNESLPEDLCNAFSKLPDTLDEIDAMLNEEQSRAECFTGLSESVVDEYNKREQEIKNLENELQDKSTALDTYRQSIAEAKECWLNPLKQLVEQINVKFSDFFRSMQCAGEVDLHTENEEEYDKYGIRIRVKFHSSSQLHELTAHHQSGGERSVTTMLYLMALQELNLCPFRVVDEINQGMDPVNERRVFDIVVRTACKETTSQYFFITPKLLQNLEYAEEMTILFVHNGPHMLPPNQWDEKAFIRRALQRKART; this is encoded by the exons ATGGCGGCGGCCGTCAAGCGCCCGCGGTCCTCACAGGCTCACAGCAGCTCGCAGACCAGCGTCAGCAGCCGGCCCAAGGAGGAGGGTCGCTTCGTGGAAGGATCCATTCTTCGCATCACCATGAAAAACTTCCT AACCTATGACCTCTCTGTGGTGAATCCTGGACCTAATCTGAACATGATTGTTGGAGCTAATGGAACTGGCAAGTCCAGCATTGTTTGTGCCATCTGTCTGGGCCTGGCAGGCAAGACCGCTATCCTGGGCAGAGGCGACAAG gTTGGGCTTTATGTCAAACGTGGGTGCACGAAGGGATTTATTGAGATTGAACT GTACAAGGTTGGTGGCAACTTGGTGATCCACAGAGAGATTCACGTGGAGAACAATCAGTCTCAGTGGATGTTGAACGGAAGACCCAGTAACCAGAAAACTGTGGAAGAGGAGGTTAGAGCTCTGCACATCCAAGTCAGCAACCTCTGCCAGTTTCTGCCTCAG GAAAAGGTGGGGGAGTTTGCCAAAATGTCCAAAATTGAGTTGCTAGAAGCAACTGAGAAGTCAGTGGGACCACCAGAGATGTACGAGTACCACTGTAAGCTCAAAAACTTTCGCAACAAGGAACGAGAACTGGAG AACGCTGTGAAAGACAAGGTCAGCTTCATGGAGAAGGCCAAGCAGAGGCACGAGAGGAACAAACTGGATGTGAACCGTTACTACGAAAAGAAGAGACATCTTGACGTGATCCTGCTGCTTCAGAAGAAGAAACCGTGGGTG GAGTATGAGGCCACCCGTAAGGAGCTGGAAGATGCAAAGAAGGAGCGAGATGAGGCTAAAAAGCAGCTCTCTGCCCTGAAGCAGGCCCAGACACCCATGCTGAGGAAGATCCAGCAGATTGAAGACAAAATGAAGCCCACCGATGCACAAATAAAGGCTAAG ACTGCGGCCATCAGAGACGCATCAAACAGGTGCAAACAGAAACAAGATCAGTtggatggaaaagaaaaagag ATCGACGATACTAAACAAATACTGAATCTCAAGCAAAAGGAGGCGGAAGACCAACAGAAGCGACTCAGCAACACCCGACGCACGATCGATGACTTGAAGACAGAACTCGCCAAAGTCGGTGATCAACAAGATGTGACGCCTCAGATCAATGCCATCAATGTCGAGCTGAGAAGCATCCAGGAGGAGAGAGCCAAGCTTGAAGGAGAGAAGGCTGACCTTCAAAGGGAGAGGAACAACGTCTTTGCTGAGTCCAGGA TGTTGGAGAGGAAGCTCAATGACATGACCAACATGATGAACGCCAAAGAGGAAAAGCTGCGAGGACGCCACAGGGACACACATTCTGCTCTTCAGTGGCTCAGGCAGAACAGAACTGTTTTTACTGGGAATGTTCATGAGCCCATGATGCTGATG ATCAATGTCAAGGATTCTCGTTTCGCCAAGTATGTGGAAACTCACATCCCGTTCCGCGACCTGCGGTCGTTTGTCTTCCAGAGGAGAGACGACATGGAGACATTCATGACTGAG GTCCGTGACAAATTGAACTTGAAGGTGAATTCCATTTCTGCCCCAGAGAGATCTTGTTCTAACGAGAAGCCAACCCTACCTATCGAATCTCTGAG GCGTTTCGGGTTCTACTCCTACCTGCGTGAGATGTTCGATGCTCCTGATGAGGTGATGAGTTTCCTTTGTCACCAGTACAAAGTGCATGATGTCCCAGTTGGCAATGATCAAACCAAAGCATTGATCAAAACG GTGATTGAGGAGCCCTACCTCAAGGTGTTATACACGACAGAGGAGAGGTACACGGTGAAGAGGTCTCAGTACTCTAAAAAGATGATCACGAGCAACTCTGCATTGAACCCGTCTCAGTTCCTCAACATCACTGTGGATGCTGAGGggaaacaggagctggagcagcagatGAAG GCAGGTGAACTGAAGCTACGAGACATTGAAGAACGGCTCAAGGCCCTGCAGAAGGAAATCATCGTCCTGGAGCGTCGAGACAATGAGCTGTTGGCCGAGAAAAAGCATCTCTCTGAAGTCAAGGGCAAAAAGAGACAACTGGAGCAGAAAATCAGTACCAAACAAGACAG TCTCCGGCATATGGAGCACAATGTCATTGACCTGAATGAGATTGAGAAGGGGATTAAAGTGAAAATTGCAGCTGTCAATTCACAGAAGGTTTCCATCGTGGCAGAGTTCATGGCCCAAATGAAG CTGAGGGCCAAGCTCACTATAGAGAAGGTGTACCTGGCTCTGGACACGGTGGGGCTGACGGAAGAGAAGGCCCAGCTGGAGAATGACTGTAGAGAAGGTGCCTCGGAACTTAAGTCCACGGAT CAAAAATGCCAGCGTCTGGAGCAGAGGAAAGTTCAGCTGACAGAACAATGCAAAGGCCTGTTGAAGAGAGGGAAGTCGATCTGTCGGCTGCAGCCTAATGAGTCCTTACCTGAAGACCTGTGTAAC GCATTCAGCAAGCTGCCAGACACACTGGACGAGATCGATGCCATGCTGAATGAGGAGCAATCCAGAGCCGAGTGCTTCACTGGCCTCAGTGAAAGT GTTGTTGACGAGTACAACAAAAGAGAGCAGGAGATCAAAAATCTGGAGAACGAGCTGCAAGATAAGAGCACTGCTCTAGACACCTACCGACAGAGCATAGCTGAG GCGAAGGAATGTTGGCTGAACCCTCTGAAGCAGCTTGTTGAACAGATAAACGTCAAGTTCAGCGACTTCTTTCGCTCCATGCAGTGTGCCGGTGAGGTGGATCTGCACACGGAGAACGAG GAGGAGTACGACAAATATGGGATCCGTATTCGGGTTAAGTTTCACAGCAGCAGTCAGCTTCACGAGCTGACGGCGCACCATCAGAGCGGAGGAGAGCGGAGCGTCACCACCATGCTCTACCTCATGGCCCTGCAGGAGCTCAACCTCTGCCCCTTCAGAGTGGTGGATGAGATCAACCAG GGGATGGATCCTGTAAATGAGAGGAGAGTCTTTGACATTGTCGTCCGAACAGCCTGCAAAGAGACCACGTCCCAGTACTTCTTCATAACACCCAAA ctgctgcagaatcTCGAGTACGCCGAGGAGATGACCATCCTGTTTGTCCATAACGGCCCCCACATGCTTCCTCCCAACCAGTGGGACGAGAAGGCCTTCATCAGACGGGCGTTGCAGAGAAAAGCCCGGACATGA
- the cfap276 gene encoding cilia- and flagella-associated protein 276 — protein MSSRDPFPSPKLENEFSLSGFRPQLRQTCKKPTHLAQTEEPWSRLYDRATLASTRRSVMSDELQAPNDSLDFNLSSVYDHDKDLFYKKNQTLYQKESVSEDHRKHENENLPKRDIVVWVDPQRRSVHSIK, from the exons ATGTCGAGCAGGGATCCTTTCCCCTCTCCAAAGTTAGAAAACGAGTTCAGCCTCAGCGGCTTCAGACCGCAACTG AGACAAACATGCAAGAAACCGACACACCTGGCCCAGACTGAGGAGCCGTGGAGTCGCCTCTACGATAGAGCAACTTTGGCCAGCACCAGACGGAGTGTTATGTCCGATGAACTCCAG GCTCCCAACGACAGCCTCGACTTCAATCTAAGCTCAGTTTATGATCACGACAAGGACCTCTTCTATAAAAAGAACCAGACTTTATATCAGAAGGAGAGCGTGTCTGAGGACCACAG GAAACATGAAAACGAAAATCTGCCGAAGAGAGACATCGTCGTGTGGGTCGACCCACAGAGGCGCTCGGTTCACAGCATCAAGTGA